A window from Ictalurus furcatus strain D&B chromosome 16, Billie_1.0, whole genome shotgun sequence encodes these proteins:
- the LOC128620556 gene encoding adhesion G protein-coupled receptor F5-like codes for MATKGKISKDDLLRFVAILLIHIQMMNSQVLPEISDIELSYTDEQMNHIREKRDVNTDIVEYIFIVDVNVPQVILMDQIKSLVASNSPIQTDSSTKIDGLNLTAMCQQNESEYLCTFDEQYVLPYNSCLTYNACDNPDEATCTCINAIPSHGQICVSKNEVPLPKTTPATPTKTTTTTTITTTTTTTEVPLPKTTTRATTPTTTTAVVHLLNFSLTINQQFDFALTDTSSTAYTKYKKDIQSSIDESYKSVPGYKSNSANVIKFRPGSVIADFTIEATSDNLNLDSANKQLASSLRSQGYSVSDNASSQIVNGGLYNSTDYIYPDSTLKLTCNPPENNGITWKMNNNKLQTSDKYTVDNLILTVNRVTPADSGLYECSTTVNSVPYVIWQSITIQPYPNIQMTLSKVVKCENTAIPLQCCFQGMYKGNWNTACSSTTPVTTGCISCDYEINKQTCQNNDQVIPVTCQLTPLSGSTTQIYSKNISINVQDRGFSCFDTIFGAGDSGAISIANCTGDMVGNQTAKCNSSGHWDIIENNCILRIFQTLINDAKILQLADIPQFMTNLSIATVGTQNVTASPATIFTIVEILNTISDLSSTVLVNQPIMKDFLQIVDVIGSEGARNTWVSLNTKNTTLNASSELLKSTEDFARRLRDENMNITTNTTSLSKTNITAPFSGTYGKNSTTQINIPATGTQTALTVIISSAFNNILPVRSLTNNDSNQTDTSINGDVVLIETTSKINNISLSFDIKNKTLGNPQCVFWNFNLLNDIGGWDSTGCQLKKLGNETERITCECNHTTSFSILMSPFTLDKNLAIILDYITYIGVAISLGSLVLCLIIEMIIWKSVTRNDTSYMRHVSIVNIAVSLLIANICFIIGAAVVKKGVGPCSTATFFMHFFYLALFFWMLLSALLLLYRTLMVFSRMSKGAMMAIAFTVGYGAPLIIAVITVASTAGSQGYIQKDYNCWLNWSKTKALLAFVIPALTIVAINLLVLIVVLCKMLRRGVNATTQPDEKHPLLIIARCVAILTPLFGLTWGFGIGTMVSPNFGIHVVFAFLNSLQGFFILMFGTLLDSKVREALARTFSLSNLSSIRTRSTSAGPSSSSGFPFFQRLRQRNVYNVSSADMSSSNSDTATDSYAARPML; via the exons TTAAGCTACACAGATGAGCAAATGAATCACATAAGGGAAAAACGGGAtg tGAACACGGACATAGTAGAATACATTTTTATCGTAGATGTGAATGTGCCACAAGTGATTTTGATGGACCAAATCAAATCATTAGTGGCATCCAACAGTCCAATACAAACAGACAGCAGCACAAAAATCGATGGTTTGAACCTTACAGCAA TGTGCCAACAAAATGAATCTGAATACCTGTGCACATTTGACGAGCAGTATGTTTTGCCATACAATAGTTGTCTTACCTATAATGCCTGTGATAACCCAGATGAAGCAACATGTACTTGTATCAATGCCATCCCCAGTCATGGCCAGATTTGTGTGTCAAAAAATG AAGTACCTCTCCCCAAAACAACTCCTGCAACTCCCACAAAAACAACTACTACAACCACTATAACCACGACCACTACAACCACAG AAGTACCTCTCCCCAAAACAACAACTCGTGCAACTACCCCAACCACTACAACGGCAG TTGTCCATTTATTAAACTTCTCATTGACAATAAATCAACAATTTGACtttgcactcactgacacatCATCTACagcatacacaaaatataaaaaagacaTTCAGTCTTCA ATTGATGAAAGTTACAAATCTGTACCTGGCTATAAGTCCAATTCTGCAAACGTGATTAAATTcag ACCTGGAAGTGTGATAGCTGACTTTACTATCGAAGCAACCAGTGATAACCTTAATTTGGATTCAGCTAACAAACAGCTTGCTAGCAGTCTCCGTTCACAGGGATACAGTGTGAGTGATAATGCATCCAGTCAAATAG TGAATGGTGGACTATATAACAGCACTGACTATATATATCCTGACAGTACTCTCAAACTGACCTGCAACCCTCCAGAGAATAATGGCATAACTTGgaaaatgaataacaataaGCTACAGACTTCGGATAAGTATACAGTGGATAACCTTATCCTCACTGTAAACAGAGTCACTCCTGCTGACAGTG GTCTGTATGAATGCAGTACAACAGTAAATTCGGTGCCCTATGTTATCTGGCAAAGCATTACAATTCAGCCATACCCCAATATCCAAATGACTCTTAGCAAAGTTGTAAAATGTGAGAATACAGCAATCCCACTGCAGTGTTGTTTTCAGGGGATGTATAAAGGGAATTGGAACACAGCTTGCAGTTCAACTAcaccag TCACAACAGGCTGCATATCATGTGACTATGAAATTAACAAACAGACCTGTCAGAATAATGACCAAGTAATACCGGTCACATGTCAACTCACGCCTCTCAGTGGAAGTACAACACAAATTTACTCAAAGAACATCAGCATAAATGTACAAGACAGAG gattttcttGCTTTGATACTATATTTGGAGCTGGGGATTCTGGAGCCATATCCATTGCTAACTGCACTGGAGACATGGTTGGCAATCAAACGGCTAAGTGTAATTCATCAGGCCATTGGGACATCATAGAAAACAACTGTATTCTACGCATCTTTCAAACTTTAATAAATGATGCTAAG ATTTTACAGCTAGCAGACATTCCACAATTTATGACCAACCTCAGTATTGCTACAGTAGGGACTCAAAATGTAACTGCCTCTCCAGCAACCATATTCACAATTGTAGAAATCCTAAACACCATCTCTGATCTCTCAAGTACTGTTTTAGTTAATCAGCCCATTATGAAG GATTTCCTACAAATAGTTGATGTCATTGGATCAGAAGGTGCACGGAACACATGGGTcagtttaaatacaaaaaatacaacCCTGAATGCCAGTTCTGAACTTCTGAAATCGACGGAAGATTTTGCACGCAGACTCCGGGATGAAAACATGAACATAACAACAAACACTACCTCTCTCAGTAAAACTAACATTACTGctcccttttctggaacatatgGAAAAAATTCAACTACCCAAATAAATATTCCAGCAACTGGTACACAGACGGCCCTCACAGTCATAATTTCTTCAGCTTTTAACAATATCTTACCTGTTCGAAGTCTTACCAACAATGACAGCAATCAGACTGACACCAGCATCAATGGAGATGTAGTACTGATTGAGACAACCTCAAAAATTAACAACATTTCCCTCTCTTTTGACATCAAAAATAAGACATTGGGAAACCCTCAGTGTGTCTTTTGGAACTTTAATCTTCTGAATGACATTGGGGGATGGGACTCGACTGGTTGTCAACTAAAGAAATtaggaaatgaaactgaaagAATTACGTGTGAGTGCAATCACACAACCTCTTTTTCAATCCTGATGTCACCATTTACCCTGGATAAAAACTTAGCAATAATCTTAGACTATATAACTTACATTGGTGTGGCCATTTCATTGGGCAGCTTGGTTTTGTGTCTCATCATTGAAATGATTATATGGAAATCAGTGACAAGAAATGACACATCCTACATGCGTCATGTCTCCATAGTCAACATCGCTGTCTCTCTTTTGATTGCGAACATATGCTTCATCATTGGAGCAGCAGTTGTAAAGAAAGGAGTGGGTCCCTGCAGTACAGCGACATTCTTCATGCACTTCTTTTATCTTGCCCTTTTCTTCTGGATGTTGCTGTCAGCACTCTTGCTCCTCTACCGCACCCTCATGGTCTTTTCTAGAATGTCCAAAGGAGCAATGATGGCCATAGCCTTCACTGTTGGCTATGGAGCCCCGTTAATCATAGCTGTCATTACTGTGGCCTCTACAGCTGGAAGCCAAGGATACATTCAAAAAGATTACAATTGTTGGCTAAACTGGAGTAAAACGAAGGCCCTCCTGGCATTTGTGATTCCTGCTCTGACTATTGTAGCTATAAACCTCCTGGTGCTTATTGTGGTTCTGTGTAAGATGTTGAGGAGAGGAGTTAATGCCACCACTCAGCCAGATGAGAAACATCCCCTACTGATTATTGCTAGATGTGTGGCAATTTTAACACCTCTCTTTGGTCTAACGTGGGGATTCGGCATTGGGACCATGGTGTCACCAAACTTTGGGATTCACGTGGTGTTTGCGTTCCTTAATTCACTGCAG ggtttctttattttgatgTTTGGAACATTACTGGATAGTAAG GTTCGAGAAGCATTGGCACGAACGTTTTCACTGAGTAACTTAAGCTCTATCCGTACCAGG AGTACGAGTGCAGGACCTTCATCCTCAAGtggatttcctttttttcagagGTTACGGCAGAGAA aTGTGTACAATGTATCGAGTGCCGACATGTCTTCAAGCAACTCAGATACAGCTACTGACAGCTACGCTGCTAGGCCCATGTTATAA